The Arthrobacter sp. NicSoilC5 genome has a window encoding:
- the catC gene encoding muconolactone Delta-isomerase — MKYLVHMDVNLPAGMPAEEAAAIKATEKAYSQELQRSGKWPEIWRVVGEYANYSIFDVESNDELHGILQRLPLFPYMDITVVPLAKHPSDVK; from the coding sequence ATGAAGTACCTGGTCCATATGGACGTCAACCTGCCCGCCGGCATGCCTGCCGAAGAAGCTGCCGCAATCAAGGCCACGGAGAAGGCCTACTCCCAGGAACTGCAGCGCTCCGGCAAATGGCCTGAGATCTGGCGTGTGGTGGGCGAATACGCCAACTACTCCATCTTCGACGTCGAATCCAACGACGAACTGCACGGCATCCTGCAGCGCCTTCCCCTGTTCCCGTACATGGACATCACGGTGGTTCCGCTGGCCAAGCACCCGTCGGACGTCAAGTAA
- a CDS encoding AAA family ATPase, with translation MTAGSTQGEMAEDFPLAGRAAAFEQLLEILRTVRKGKVGTVVLSGPSGSGKTALLELFLDHCRTAARGVRVLSAMGDDWEAQFALAGYSQLMRTLPLRTAKDYDGGPAPAPGPVASLTPDQVVNYASTLSTHLEGLQTHGSVVVAVDDVHKLDEESLRILTFVMRRLHDKRVLFLLTLNPVDAPRVPAGVLDFLTGHQVVRIPLEPLSPQQVQDVARSLFGLDLSATAAHGLVTHTGGIAQSIVELLRELPPETWQSWFPSLPPTSRVRARVRSVLAAASPALVAAAESAAVLGPGAGLAEVARVGGLESVMPALDEGHRAGLLGLSVDQSRSAVAFLEPGTAEAVYEQIVPSRRIALHWKAAEVVQSEGEQLGHRVAATPAADETLAAELEEFARRQATVGAWQDASTALFSASRLSPDIRARNLRLLKAVDALVGSGNVAQAQAWAGAVDALPPSPLRSSVLGYLSTVSGQNDSAQSQLEMAWRTSNPQHEPAAAAQVAQRFVLHGVASWDGPMITGWAERAMALTEPGTPAHIESEAIYGLGLYAQGRIADAEASYQRASAQAAENAQKQRVQMGAGWLALRLDNAESALVNFESAAPTEYRGGSLRISLWAEAWLARTHLVLGNWDAAAATISRASVRLETSRMPLIRPLLYWTAAELWSMRGDWDRARYYVSQAAVQPGTYRAMQVPASLARARFHEARADYESALAALQPLAELDPWTGQRVSFWPWQDTYVNALVMTDKLDAADTFLTAFEGVHREREVPSDLARVAWARGRLLAAQGDPDTAREYFEAALGHLRGLNRPYLRARISFAFGQSMRRAGKRRLASSVLRAARDLYDTLGAATYVERCDRELKATGLDVGNLPDPADPVLSSVGSHHQQLTAQEQAVAELVAAGATNKEAARALFLAEKTVQYHLTRLYRKMGIRSRSELAAAFRARN, from the coding sequence ATGACAGCGGGCTCCACCCAGGGCGAGATGGCGGAGGACTTCCCGCTGGCGGGCCGGGCCGCGGCGTTCGAGCAGCTGCTGGAAATCCTCCGCACCGTCCGCAAGGGCAAAGTGGGAACCGTGGTTCTCTCCGGTCCGTCCGGGTCCGGCAAAACCGCGCTCCTGGAACTCTTCCTTGACCACTGCCGCACGGCAGCCCGCGGCGTCCGCGTGCTGTCCGCCATGGGGGACGACTGGGAAGCCCAGTTCGCCCTGGCCGGCTACTCCCAGCTGATGCGGACCCTGCCGCTCCGGACGGCAAAGGATTACGACGGCGGCCCGGCCCCCGCGCCGGGGCCCGTCGCTTCCCTGACCCCCGACCAGGTGGTCAACTACGCCTCCACCCTCAGCACCCATCTCGAAGGCCTGCAGACGCACGGCAGCGTGGTGGTCGCCGTCGACGACGTCCACAAGCTCGACGAGGAGAGCCTGCGCATCCTCACCTTCGTCATGCGCAGGCTGCACGACAAGCGGGTCCTGTTCCTGCTGACCCTCAACCCTGTAGACGCGCCCCGCGTCCCCGCCGGCGTGCTCGACTTCCTCACCGGCCACCAGGTGGTCCGCATTCCGCTGGAGCCCCTCTCGCCGCAGCAGGTCCAAGACGTGGCCCGGAGCCTGTTCGGGCTGGACCTCAGTGCGACGGCGGCCCACGGCCTGGTGACGCACACCGGCGGGATAGCCCAGTCCATCGTGGAGCTGCTCCGTGAACTGCCCCCGGAGACCTGGCAGTCGTGGTTCCCTTCCCTGCCGCCTACTTCCCGGGTGCGTGCCAGGGTCCGCAGTGTCCTGGCCGCCGCGTCCCCCGCCTTGGTGGCCGCCGCGGAATCCGCTGCGGTGCTCGGCCCCGGCGCGGGACTGGCTGAGGTGGCCAGGGTGGGCGGCCTGGAATCCGTCATGCCGGCCCTCGATGAGGGGCACCGCGCGGGGCTGCTGGGACTGTCGGTGGACCAGTCCCGCTCCGCCGTCGCCTTCCTCGAACCCGGCACCGCGGAGGCCGTTTACGAACAGATCGTCCCGAGCCGGCGCATTGCCCTGCACTGGAAGGCCGCCGAGGTCGTCCAGTCCGAGGGCGAACAGCTGGGCCACCGCGTTGCGGCCACCCCGGCCGCGGACGAAACCCTGGCCGCCGAACTGGAAGAGTTCGCGCGGCGGCAGGCCACGGTTGGGGCGTGGCAGGATGCCTCCACCGCGCTGTTCTCCGCCTCGCGGCTGTCCCCCGATATCCGCGCCCGGAACCTCCGGCTCCTGAAAGCCGTCGACGCCCTGGTGGGCTCCGGCAACGTGGCCCAGGCGCAGGCCTGGGCCGGGGCAGTGGATGCCCTGCCGCCGTCGCCCCTGCGCTCCTCGGTTCTGGGGTACCTGTCCACGGTGTCCGGCCAGAATGACAGCGCCCAAAGCCAACTGGAGATGGCCTGGCGCACCAGCAATCCTCAGCATGAACCCGCTGCAGCCGCGCAGGTGGCCCAGCGGTTCGTCCTCCACGGGGTGGCCTCCTGGGACGGGCCGATGATCACCGGCTGGGCCGAACGCGCCATGGCTCTGACCGAACCCGGAACTCCGGCGCACATCGAGTCGGAGGCCATCTATGGCCTGGGCCTGTATGCCCAGGGCCGGATAGCGGACGCCGAGGCCTCCTACCAGCGGGCTTCGGCCCAGGCGGCCGAGAATGCCCAGAAGCAGCGGGTGCAGATGGGCGCCGGCTGGCTGGCCCTGCGCCTGGACAACGCCGAGTCCGCGCTGGTGAATTTTGAGTCGGCCGCCCCCACCGAGTACCGCGGGGGATCGCTGCGGATTTCCCTGTGGGCCGAGGCCTGGCTGGCCCGCACCCACCTTGTGCTGGGCAACTGGGACGCGGCCGCCGCCACCATCTCCCGGGCAAGCGTCCGGCTGGAGACCTCGCGGATGCCGCTGATCCGGCCGCTGCTGTACTGGACGGCCGCCGAGCTGTGGTCCATGCGGGGCGACTGGGACCGGGCACGCTACTACGTGTCACAGGCCGCGGTGCAGCCGGGAACCTACCGGGCCATGCAGGTCCCGGCCAGCCTGGCGCGCGCCCGCTTCCACGAGGCACGGGCCGACTACGAAAGTGCCCTGGCCGCCCTGCAGCCACTGGCCGAACTGGACCCCTGGACCGGTCAACGGGTGTCCTTCTGGCCGTGGCAGGACACCTACGTCAATGCGCTGGTCATGACCGACAAGCTCGACGCCGCCGATACGTTCCTCACCGCATTCGAAGGAGTGCACCGCGAGCGGGAAGTCCCCTCCGACCTGGCCCGCGTGGCGTGGGCCAGGGGCCGGCTGCTGGCCGCGCAGGGGGACCCGGACACGGCAAGGGAGTACTTCGAGGCGGCGCTGGGACACCTCCGCGGGCTCAACCGCCCCTACCTGCGGGCACGGATCAGTTTCGCGTTCGGGCAAAGCATGCGCCGGGCCGGAAAGCGGCGCCTGGCCTCATCGGTGCTGCGGGCTGCCCGGGACCTGTATGACACCCTCGGTGCGGCAACGTACGTGGAGCGGTGCGACCGTGAGCTGAAGGCCACCGGCCTGGACGTGGGGAACCTGCCGGACCCGGCGGACCCGGTGCTTTCTTCGGTGGGCAGCCACCATCAACAGCTCACGGCCCAGGAACAGGCCGTGGCCGAGCTGGTGGCTGCCGGGGCAACCAACAAGGAGGCGGCCCGGGCCCTGTTCCTGGCCGAAAAGACGGTGCAGTACCACCTCACGCGGCTGTACCGGAAGATGGGAATCCGGTCACGCAGCGAACTCGCGGCCGCGTTCCGGGCCAGGAACTGA
- a CDS encoding 1,6-dihydroxycyclohexa-2,4-diene-1-carboxylate dehydrogenase, with protein sequence MAAPYAGQYVTPGRFGGKVAVVTGAAQGIGQKVAERIGAEGGAVILVDRADLVHDVARGIGEAARASGSGGSATAVTADLETFAGATQAIKAALAAHGWVDVLVNNVGGTIWARPYEEYDEDKIEKEIRRSLFPTLWTCRAVLPAMIEQGSGTIVNVSSVATRGMHRVPYAAAKGGVNALTQSLAMEVAGHGIRVVATAPGGTEAPPRKVKRGPDAESATEKDWYQTIVDQTVESSFMKRYGTLDEQAAPIVFLASDEASYLTGSILPVAGGDLG encoded by the coding sequence ATGGCTGCGCCGTACGCCGGGCAATACGTGACCCCTGGCCGGTTCGGCGGCAAGGTCGCCGTCGTCACCGGTGCAGCCCAGGGGATCGGCCAGAAGGTGGCCGAACGCATCGGCGCCGAAGGCGGCGCCGTGATCCTGGTGGACCGCGCGGACCTGGTCCACGACGTTGCCCGCGGCATCGGCGAGGCCGCCAGGGCGTCGGGTTCCGGGGGCTCGGCCACGGCCGTCACCGCAGACCTGGAGACCTTCGCCGGCGCCACCCAGGCCATCAAGGCCGCGCTCGCGGCCCACGGGTGGGTGGACGTCCTGGTCAACAACGTGGGCGGGACCATCTGGGCCCGCCCCTACGAGGAGTACGACGAGGACAAGATCGAGAAGGAAATCCGCCGCTCGCTCTTTCCCACGCTCTGGACCTGCCGGGCAGTCCTGCCGGCCATGATCGAGCAGGGCTCCGGCACGATCGTGAACGTCTCCTCGGTAGCCACCCGCGGAATGCACCGGGTGCCCTATGCCGCGGCGAAAGGTGGCGTGAACGCCCTGACCCAGTCGCTGGCCATGGAGGTGGCCGGGCACGGCATCCGCGTGGTGGCCACCGCCCCGGGCGGCACGGAAGCCCCGCCGCGGAAGGTCAAGCGCGGGCCGGACGCCGAATCCGCCACCGAGAAGGACTGGTACCAGACCATCGTTGACCAGACGGTGGAGTCCTCGTTCATGAAGCGCTACGGCACCCTGGACGAGCAGGCGGCGCCCATCGTGTTCCTTGCCTCGGACGAGGCGTCCTACCTGACCGGCAGCATCCTCCCGGTGGCCGGCGGCGACCTGGGGTAG
- the benC gene encoding benzoate 1,2-dioxygenase electron transfer component BenC has protein sequence MGHKVALSFEDGVTKVIKVGDYETVMDAAYKARINIPSDCRDGACGTCKAFCDSGSFDPGDFIDDAMTEEELEKGYLLTCQAVPESDLAIQIPATSESAKTAAATFNSTIKELNRHTDTTVSFTLEVDNRDALAFLPGQYVNLKVPGTDAERSYSFSSGPEVQDASFMVRVTPQGAMSEYLRDRAAVGDAIEFTGPYGSFFLREPKRPLLLLAGGTGLAPLLSILEKLAENPPSSPVHLIYGLTREADIVGLDWLRAYEAKLPGFTWDYIASEPGTSAPHTGYVTQIIEPKHLNDGDVDIYLCGPPPMVNAVSKWLDTEGIKPANFYFERFAPKETTGGDAETGAPAPAGKIQAEGDTMSRGEAVSSLETGRLDFRKEDSFAQLDARMGLELAVSELLLGRLSEQQLRQFRRLAEATTGSVQGGNITDPEEFARTNEEFHEYLFMVCDNPMLLESYRRLDVHAQMAAAFEAGTPIFERVTQDHLEIVNAFERGDKDHLRAVITAHAQDAKDTMAGAIDAKAAR, from the coding sequence ATGGGCCACAAAGTAGCCCTCAGCTTCGAAGACGGCGTCACCAAAGTCATCAAGGTCGGCGACTATGAGACCGTCATGGACGCGGCCTACAAGGCGCGGATCAACATTCCGTCGGACTGCCGCGACGGCGCGTGCGGCACCTGCAAGGCGTTCTGCGATTCCGGCTCCTTCGACCCGGGCGACTTCATCGACGACGCCATGACCGAAGAGGAGCTCGAAAAGGGCTACCTGCTGACGTGCCAGGCCGTCCCGGAGTCCGACCTGGCCATCCAGATCCCGGCCACGTCCGAGTCGGCCAAGACGGCGGCCGCCACCTTCAACTCCACCATCAAGGAGCTCAACCGGCACACGGACACCACGGTCTCCTTCACCCTCGAGGTGGACAACCGCGACGCGCTCGCCTTCCTCCCCGGGCAGTACGTCAACCTCAAGGTTCCCGGCACCGACGCCGAGCGCTCCTACTCCTTCAGCAGCGGCCCCGAGGTCCAGGACGCGTCCTTCATGGTCCGCGTGACCCCGCAGGGCGCCATGTCCGAATACCTGCGCGACCGCGCCGCCGTAGGCGACGCCATCGAATTCACCGGCCCCTACGGATCCTTCTTCCTGCGCGAACCGAAGCGGCCCCTGCTGCTCCTGGCCGGCGGCACCGGCCTGGCCCCGCTGCTGTCCATCCTGGAAAAGCTCGCCGAGAACCCGCCGTCCAGCCCGGTCCACCTCATCTACGGGCTCACCCGCGAGGCGGACATCGTGGGCCTGGACTGGCTCCGCGCCTACGAGGCGAAACTGCCCGGCTTCACCTGGGACTACATCGCCTCCGAGCCCGGCACCTCCGCCCCGCACACCGGCTACGTCACCCAGATCATCGAACCGAAGCACCTCAACGACGGCGACGTGGACATCTACCTCTGCGGCCCGCCGCCCATGGTCAACGCCGTCTCCAAGTGGCTGGACACCGAAGGCATCAAGCCCGCCAACTTCTACTTCGAACGTTTCGCACCGAAGGAGACCACCGGGGGCGACGCCGAAACCGGCGCCCCCGCACCGGCCGGGAAGATCCAGGCCGAAGGCGACACCATGAGCCGCGGCGAGGCCGTCTCCTCACTGGAGACCGGCCGGCTGGATTTCCGCAAGGAGGACAGCTTCGCCCAGCTGGACGCCCGCATGGGCCTGGAGCTTGCGGTCAGCGAACTGCTGCTGGGAAGGCTCAGCGAACAGCAGCTGCGCCAGTTCCGCCGCCTGGCCGAAGCCACCACCGGCTCGGTGCAGGGCGGGAACATCACCGACCCCGAAGAGTTCGCGCGCACCAACGAGGAATTCCACGAGTACCTCTTCATGGTCTGCGACAACCCGATGCTCCTGGAGTCCTACCGGCGCCTGGACGTCCACGCCCAGATGGCCGCGGCCTTCGAGGCCGGCACGCCGATCTTCGAACGCGTCACCCAGGACCACCTTGAGATCGTGAACGCCTTCGAACGCGGCGACAAGGACCACCTGCGCGCCGTCATCACCGCCCATGCCCAGGACGCGAAGGACACCATGGCCGGGGCCATCGACGCCAAGGCCGCCCGCTGA
- the benB gene encoding benzoate 1,2-dioxygenase small subunit, which translates to MTNLTHTAPVLKTAEEIATLETVRAFLYREARLLDDRQFDEWLECYHPDSEFWMPAWDVDDQLTQDPQNEISLIYYDNRGGIEDRVFRIKTDRSSATSLPEPRTGHNITDVEVLANDGGKVEVRFNWFTLYFRYNTTDTYFGTSYYTVDLSGPQPVILKKKVVLKNDYIHHVVDVYMI; encoded by the coding sequence ATGACCAACCTGACCCACACCGCCCCGGTCCTGAAGACCGCGGAGGAAATCGCAACCCTCGAAACCGTCCGGGCGTTCCTCTACCGGGAAGCCCGCCTGCTGGATGACCGCCAGTTCGACGAATGGCTGGAGTGCTACCACCCGGACTCCGAATTCTGGATGCCGGCCTGGGACGTGGACGACCAGCTGACGCAGGACCCCCAGAACGAGATCTCCCTGATCTACTACGACAACCGCGGCGGCATCGAGGACCGGGTATTCCGGATCAAGACCGACAGGTCATCGGCCACCTCCCTCCCGGAGCCGCGCACCGGCCACAACATCACGGACGTGGAGGTTTTGGCGAACGACGGCGGCAAGGTGGAGGTGCGCTTCAACTGGTTCACCCTGTACTTCCGCTACAACACGACGGACACGTACTTCGGCACCAGCTACTACACGGTGGACCTTTCCGGCCCGCAGCCGGTGATCCTGAAGAAGAAAGTGGTCCTGAAGAACGACTACATCCACCACGTGGTGGACGTCTACATGATCTGA
- the benA gene encoding benzoate 1,2-dioxygenase large subunit translates to MTENLIHAREVLADAVIDDRENGVIRAKREIFTDQEIFELEMKHIFEGNWVYLAHESQITNVGDYFTTYIGRTPVMITRDKDGQLNCLVNACSHRGAMLCRRKTDNRTTFTCPFHGWTFKNSGELLKVKDSRNAGYPETFNKEGSHDLTKVARFESYRGFLFGSLKADVLPLEEHLGDATKVIDSIVDQSPEGLEVLRGSSTYTYDGNWKVQAENGADGYHVTAVHWNYAATTARRSAGDSANKTKAMDAGKWGKVKGGFYSYDHGHLLLWQEWTNPQDRPLWDRRDELVAKYGEEMANFMINISRNLCLYPNVYIMDQFSSQIRHFRPISADQTEVTIYCIAPKGESQENRSKRIRQYEDFFNATGMATPDDLEEFRSCNKTYWATSAPWNDMTRGSTHEIAGPDEQAQALGMNRVIASGVRTEDEGLYPIQHGYWKEVMDRALAEEEERSALESVPVTA, encoded by the coding sequence ATGACCGAGAACCTGATCCATGCCCGCGAGGTCCTTGCCGACGCCGTGATCGACGACCGAGAGAACGGCGTCATCCGGGCCAAGCGCGAGATCTTCACCGACCAGGAGATCTTCGAACTCGAGATGAAGCACATCTTCGAAGGCAACTGGGTCTACCTCGCCCACGAGTCGCAGATCACCAACGTGGGCGACTACTTCACCACCTACATCGGCCGCACCCCCGTGATGATCACCCGGGACAAGGACGGGCAGCTGAACTGCCTGGTCAACGCCTGTTCGCACCGCGGCGCCATGCTGTGCCGCCGCAAGACGGACAACCGCACCACCTTCACCTGCCCGTTCCACGGCTGGACCTTCAAAAACTCCGGCGAGCTGCTGAAGGTCAAGGACTCCCGGAACGCCGGCTACCCCGAGACCTTCAACAAGGAAGGCTCGCACGACCTCACCAAGGTGGCCCGCTTCGAGTCCTACCGCGGCTTCCTGTTCGGCTCGCTGAAGGCCGACGTGCTCCCGCTCGAGGAACACCTCGGGGACGCCACCAAGGTCATCGACTCCATCGTTGACCAGTCACCCGAAGGCCTGGAAGTGCTGCGCGGCTCCTCCACCTACACCTATGACGGCAACTGGAAGGTCCAGGCCGAGAACGGCGCCGACGGCTACCACGTCACGGCCGTGCACTGGAACTACGCGGCCACCACCGCCCGCCGCAGCGCCGGAGACTCCGCCAACAAGACCAAGGCCATGGACGCCGGCAAGTGGGGCAAGGTCAAGGGCGGCTTCTACTCCTACGACCACGGCCACCTGCTGCTGTGGCAGGAATGGACCAACCCGCAGGACCGTCCGCTCTGGGACCGCCGCGACGAGCTCGTGGCCAAGTACGGCGAGGAGATGGCCAACTTCATGATCAACATCTCCCGCAACCTCTGCCTGTACCCGAACGTCTACATCATGGACCAGTTCTCCTCGCAGATCCGCCACTTCCGGCCGATCTCCGCGGACCAGACCGAGGTGACCATCTACTGCATCGCCCCCAAGGGCGAGTCCCAGGAGAACCGTTCAAAGCGCATCCGCCAGTACGAGGACTTCTTCAACGCCACGGGCATGGCCACGCCGGACGACCTGGAGGAATTCCGCTCCTGCAACAAGACCTACTGGGCCACCAGCGCACCGTGGAACGACATGACCCGCGGCTCCACCCACGAGATCGCCGGACCGGATGAGCAGGCGCAGGCCCTGGGCATGAACCGGGTGATCGCCTCCGGCGTGCGCACCGAAGATGAGGGGCTCTACCCCATCCAGCACGGGTACTGGAAGGAAGTCATGGACCGGGCGCTGGCGGAGGAAGAGGAGCGTTCCGCCCTGGAATCCGTTCCCGTCACCGCCTGA
- the catA gene encoding catechol 1,2-dioxygenase — protein sequence MTQTPTDSRTENEGTAVEAGSKATERFAASGKLSRVDVSKERVSLLAGALIKAANDIVVEHQVTYEEYNALKAWLIKVGTDGEWPLFLDVWLEHTVEDVNSQDRPGTVGTIEGPYYVPGSPELQTPATVEMRDDEEGTPLRFTGQFTDTDGNPIQGAQVEIWHADAAGFYSQYAPGMPEWLFRATVKASDDGRFEINTMRPAPYQIPTDGACGQLINAAGWHAWRPAHIHIKVSAPGYEPVTQQLYFPGDPHNADDIASAVKPELMLDPRPRTDGKGEEVVYDYVLAKQGQKK from the coding sequence ATGACCCAAACCCCAACGGACAGCCGCACGGAAAACGAAGGCACCGCCGTCGAAGCAGGCTCCAAGGCAACCGAACGGTTCGCCGCGTCAGGCAAGCTCTCCCGGGTGGATGTATCCAAGGAACGGGTGAGCCTGCTGGCCGGCGCACTGATCAAGGCCGCCAACGACATCGTCGTCGAGCACCAGGTCACCTACGAGGAATACAACGCCCTCAAAGCCTGGCTGATCAAGGTGGGCACGGACGGTGAATGGCCGCTGTTCCTCGACGTCTGGCTGGAACACACCGTTGAGGACGTGAACTCCCAGGACCGTCCCGGCACCGTCGGCACCATCGAGGGTCCCTACTACGTTCCCGGCTCCCCGGAACTCCAGACGCCCGCCACCGTGGAAATGCGCGACGACGAAGAGGGCACCCCGCTGCGGTTCACCGGCCAGTTCACCGACACCGACGGCAACCCCATCCAGGGTGCGCAGGTGGAGATCTGGCACGCGGACGCCGCCGGCTTCTACTCCCAGTACGCCCCGGGCATGCCCGAGTGGCTCTTCCGGGCCACCGTCAAGGCCTCCGACGACGGCCGGTTCGAGATCAACACCATGCGTCCGGCGCCCTACCAGATCCCTACGGACGGCGCCTGCGGACAGCTGATCAACGCCGCGGGCTGGCACGCCTGGCGTCCCGCGCACATCCACATCAAGGTGTCCGCGCCGGGCTACGAGCCGGTCACGCAGCAGCTGTACTTCCCCGGCGACCCCCACAACGCGGACGACATCGCCTCGGCGGTGAAGCCTGAACTGATGCTGGACCCCCGCCCCCGTACCGACGGCAAGGGCGAGGAAGTAGTTTATGACTACGTCCTGGCAAAGCAGGGCCAGAAGAAGTAG
- a CDS encoding benzoate/H(+) symporter BenE family transporter: protein MSHPRPDPAATSVGSAPPAPAPEPLLERPGVRPAGPRRILRDLGLSYVSNGAIGLIFAASGPIAVTLAVGTAGGLTQGQLSSWVFGILFSGGAATLLMSLIYRQPLGFAWSIPGTVLLGPSLQHLAFPEVVGAFFTSGVLILALGATGVVRKAMALVPMPLVMAMVAAVFLKFGTDIVASTQDNPAVAAPMVAAFLVLTAVPRLGRFLPPVPGTLVAGCIAVAASGQFRLSPGGQLLATPVFTAPEFTWAAQLELVVPLALTVLFVQNGQGIAVLRAAGHRPPVNAFAIASGAFSVLNAGFGAVSACVTGPTNALLTSSGKRERQYTAAVAYGLLALVFAAFAPTLTRLMLAAPKEFVLALGGIAMLRALQQAFVTAFATSFTLGSLVTFVVTISGMNLFNIHAAFWGLVIGYGVSRLLERADHAQP, encoded by the coding sequence ATGAGCCATCCCCGCCCCGACCCGGCCGCCACATCCGTCGGGTCAGCCCCGCCGGCGCCGGCGCCGGAACCCCTGCTGGAACGCCCGGGGGTCCGGCCCGCGGGCCCCCGCCGGATTCTTCGCGACCTGGGACTGTCCTATGTCTCCAACGGGGCCATCGGGCTCATTTTCGCGGCGTCCGGACCCATCGCCGTCACCCTTGCCGTGGGGACGGCCGGCGGCCTGACCCAGGGCCAGCTGTCGTCCTGGGTTTTTGGCATCCTCTTTTCCGGCGGAGCGGCCACGCTGCTGATGTCGCTGATCTACCGGCAGCCCCTGGGCTTCGCCTGGTCCATCCCCGGCACGGTGCTCCTGGGACCGTCCCTTCAGCACCTGGCCTTCCCCGAAGTCGTCGGGGCCTTCTTCACCTCCGGCGTGCTGATCCTCGCCCTCGGCGCCACTGGAGTGGTGCGCAAAGCCATGGCACTGGTGCCCATGCCGCTGGTGATGGCCATGGTGGCCGCGGTGTTCCTGAAGTTCGGCACCGACATCGTTGCCTCCACCCAGGACAACCCGGCCGTGGCTGCTCCAATGGTGGCCGCGTTCCTGGTCCTCACCGCAGTTCCCAGGCTTGGCAGGTTCCTGCCACCGGTCCCGGGCACCCTGGTGGCAGGCTGCATCGCCGTGGCAGCCAGCGGGCAGTTCAGGCTGTCCCCCGGCGGGCAACTCCTGGCCACACCGGTTTTCACCGCCCCTGAATTCACGTGGGCTGCCCAGCTGGAACTGGTGGTTCCCCTGGCCCTCACCGTGCTGTTCGTCCAAAACGGCCAGGGCATCGCCGTCCTCCGCGCCGCCGGGCACCGTCCACCCGTGAACGCCTTCGCCATTGCCTCCGGCGCCTTTTCAGTGCTGAATGCCGGTTTCGGCGCTGTTTCAGCCTGCGTCACAGGCCCCACCAACGCCCTGCTGACCTCGTCCGGGAAGAGGGAGCGCCAATACACGGCTGCCGTGGCGTACGGTCTCCTGGCCCTGGTGTTCGCAGCGTTTGCCCCCACCCTGACCCGGCTGATGCTGGCCGCGCCCAAGGAGTTCGTCCTGGCACTGGGCGGCATCGCGATGCTGCGGGCCCTTCAGCAGGCCTTCGTCACGGCCTTTGCCACCAGCTTCACCCTGGGTTCGCTGGTGACGTTCGTGGTGACCATCTCCGGCATGAACCTCTTCAACATCCACGCAGCGTTCTGGGGCCTGGTGATCGGCTACGGGGTGTCCCGCCTGCTGGAGCGCGCCGACCACGCCCAGCCGTGA
- a CDS encoding TetR/AcrR family transcriptional regulator, producing MGTSAVTSGEQVDRQTRILEAAMDLLSRHGISGVSMRAVAREAGVALGLVNYYYDDKTTLIRAALRRVDEHDLLLVAPDPSVTPDEQLRRALRRVAGADLLTTRYLSLRLHLWALAQADEDYAQINAAAFDRYIDGLAALVSSARPGLSWEACRERASDIVVIQNGVWLTALLGVDKASIQRSIARTEQIAFAPVTDDNGDRQVPSQP from the coding sequence ATGGGGACCAGTGCCGTGACTTCCGGCGAACAAGTGGACAGGCAGACCCGCATCCTCGAAGCGGCAATGGACCTGCTGTCCCGCCACGGGATTTCGGGCGTGAGCATGCGCGCCGTGGCGCGGGAAGCCGGCGTGGCGCTGGGGCTGGTCAACTATTACTACGACGACAAGACCACCCTGATCCGCGCTGCCCTGCGCCGGGTGGATGAGCATGACCTTTTACTGGTCGCCCCGGACCCGTCGGTTACCCCCGATGAACAGCTGCGCCGCGCGCTCCGGCGCGTTGCCGGCGCTGACCTGCTGACCACCCGCTACCTGTCCCTGCGCCTGCATTTGTGGGCCCTGGCCCAGGCGGACGAGGACTACGCACAGATCAACGCCGCCGCCTTCGACCGGTACATCGACGGGCTCGCGGCGCTGGTGTCCAGCGCCAGGCCCGGACTGTCCTGGGAGGCGTGCAGGGAGCGCGCCTCGGACATCGTGGTCATTCAGAACGGCGTGTGGCTGACGGCGCTGCTCGGGGTGGACAAGGCCTCCATCCAGCGGAGCATTGCGCGCACGGAGCAGATCGCGTTCGCACCGGTCACGGACGACAACGGCGACCGCCAGGTCCCCTCACAGCCCTGA